A stretch of Lepisosteus oculatus isolate fLepOcu1 chromosome 11, fLepOcu1.hap2, whole genome shotgun sequence DNA encodes these proteins:
- the kiaa0319l gene encoding dyslexia-associated protein KIAA0319-like protein, with amino-acid sequence MTAVPKTQLLSPGRTRTGLSTAGRQGPRRFFLLSLSCLVFLFPTTGCSEAEACGVPGAAKAVPWAGVRGAGWRPLSTGQTWGAVQCVRACCVRPDCSAAWSQGGRCVLLSCPAPGRCHLSPTRLATPLARGQLWQLGQQDRGERRMKRSEEGDVGKMEKAQPYVNREDPTSDTHAAPDPPASGPAPPVTVANPLTLSLTVNRKGSLSTSGSTELSDPKLAAQNPTPSTGMVTTVTSNSSWSSTRTLEPTTPTSHTPSAPTQAVRELVVSAGNSVEITLPRSEVQLNAFVLPEPPKGTEYVFDWRLITHPHDYSGEMEGKHSRILKLSKLTLGLYEFKVLVDGEGAHGEGYVNVTVKPEPRVNKPPVAVVSPRFQEISLPTSSTVIDGSQSTDDDAILAWHWEEVKGPLREEKVSADTPILTLTNLVPGNYTFSLTVTDSDGAQSSTLATLAVNKAVDYPPVANAGPNQVITLPRNYITLYGNQSTDDHGPLGYEWTLSPNSKGKVMEVQGVMTSTLQLSALQEGDYTFQLTVTDSAGQQDTAEVTVIVQPENNKPPVADAGPEKELTLPVDRTSLDASKSQDDQGISKYHWEQSKGPEGVKLENADSAVATVTGLQVGEYEFTLTVTDDRGLESRDSVRVVVREEVDQPPQARVQSGVRVTLPVRTAALDGSHSTDDKGVTSFLWTRDENSPAAGEVLNNSDHQAVLLLGNLVEGKYSFTLTVTDSKGQSSTDHGTVEVRPDPWARDLVELVLDVPVAQLTQRQRGMLLRQVGVLLGVLDSDITVREVTAFNERSTRLVFLVLGGPGRPPLCGRDVAVTLRSKLHKQRNDFLIFRARQVDTVICQLNCSNHGECDSFTKRCVCHPFWMENFFRTQLGDSESNCEWSVLYVTIASFLILVAMGALSWGVACCCRRRRGRARRKSRYKILEAEDQDSLELQPPRGRPKPPAAPSSLMRSDSELDSDEAGTPWPEHERGHLLRSQNGCVRNGLPPHRLKKQRDELL; translated from the exons ATGACTGCTGTTCCGAAGACACAGCTCTTAAGTCCAGGGCGCACCAGGACGGGCCTGAGCACCGCAGGGCGGCAGGGACCTCGCAGGTTCTTCCTCCTGTCTCTGAGCTGTCTGGTGTTCTTGTTCCCCACCACAG GCTGCAGTGAGGCGGAAGCGTGCGGTGTGCCGGGGGCAGCCAAGGCCGTGCCGTGGGCCGGAGTGAGAGGGGCAGGGTGGCGCCCCCTGTCGACAGGGCAGACCTGGGGggcagtgcagtgtgtgagAGCCTGCTGTGTGCGGCCGGACTGCAGTGCCGCCTGGAGCCAGGGGGGGCGCTGTGTTCTGCTGAGCTGCCCTGCGCCGGGGCGATGTCACCTGTCTCCAACACGCCTCGCCACACCTCTCGCCCGCGGGCAGCTCTGGCAGCTTGGGCAGCAGGACAGGGGCGAGAGGAGGATGAAGAGGAGCGAGGAAGGAGATGTAGGGAAGATGGAAAAGGCACAGCCTTACGTGAACCGGGAGGACCCTACCTCTGACACT CATGCAGCTCCAGACCCGCCAGCCTCAGGCCCCGCCCCCCCAGTGACTGTGGCCAATCCTCTCACACTGTCCCTCACGGTAAATAGGAAGGGGAGCCTGTCAACCAGTGGCAGCACAGAGCTGTCGGACCCCAAGCTTGCAGCACAAAACCCCACCCCCTCTACAGGAATGGTCACCACGGTAACGTCCAATAGCAGCTGGAGTTCTACAAGAACACTGGAGCCCACCACCCCTACAAGCCACACCCCCTCTGCGCCCACCCAGGCCG TGCGGGAGCTGGTGGTGTCTGCAGGGAACAGTGTGGAGATCACCCTGCCGCGCAGCGAGGTGCAGCTCAATGCGTTTGTCCTGCCGGAGCCCCCCAAAG GGACTGAGTACGTGTTTGACTGGAGATTGATCACTCACCCCCATGACTACAGTGGAGAGATGGAGGGGAAACACAGCAGGATCCTCAAGCTCAGTAAG CTGACGTTGGGGCTGTACGAGTTCAAGGTCCTGGTGGACGGCGAAGGGGCTCATGGGGAGGGTTACGTCAACGTCACTGTCAAGCCag aGCCTCGTGTCAATAAGCCTCCCGTTGCCGTGGTGTCGCCCAGGTTCCAGGAGATCTCCTTGCCAACCAGCTCCACGGTGATCGACGGCAGCC AGAGCACGGACGACGATGCCATCTTGGCTTGGCactgggaggaggtgaaggggCCGCTGCGGGAGGAGAAGGTGTCGGCCGACACGCCCATCCTGACGCTCACCAACCTGGTGCCTGGAAATTACACCTTCAG CCTGACAGTGACGGACTCCGACGGGGCCCAGAGCTCGACCCTGGCGACGCTGGCAGTGAACAAGGCGGTAGATTACCCGCCAGTGGCCAACGCCGGGCCCAACCAGGTGATCACGCTGCCGCGCAACTACATCACGCTGTACGGCAACCAGAGCACGGACGACCACGGGCCGCTGGGCTACGAGTGGACGCTGAGCCCCAACAGCAAGGGCAAGGTGATGGAGGTGCAG GGCGTGATGACCTCCACCCTCCAGCTGTCTGCGCTGCAGGAGGGCGACTACACCTTCCAGCTGACCGTCACCGACTCCGCTGGCCAGCAGGACACCGCAGAGGTCACCGTCATCGTCCAGCCAG AGAACAACAAGCCCCCGGTGGCAGACGCAGGGCCGGAGAAGGAGCTGACCCTGCCGGTGGACAGGACTTCTCTGGACGCCAGCAAGAGCCAGGATGACCAGGGCATCAGCAAGTACCACTGGGAACAGAGcaa GGGGCCAGAGGGGGTGAAGCTGGAGAACGCCGACAGCGCCGTCGCCACGGTGACAGGCCTGCAGGTGGGCGAGTACGAGTTCACCCTCACCGTGACGGACGACAGAGGCCTGGAGAGCAGAGACAGCGTCCGAGTTGTCGTCCGAGAGG AGGTGGACCAGCCCCCGCAGGCCCGGGTGCAGTCAGGGGTCCGGGTCACCCTGCCCGTCCGCACCGCGGCCCTCGATGGGTCCCACTCCACTGATGACAAGGGGGTGACCAGCTTCCTCTGGACCCGCGATGAGAACAGCCCGGCCGCTGGG GAGGTGTTGAACAACTCCGACCACCAGGCGGTGCTGCTGCTGGGAAACCTGGTGGAGGGCAAGTACAGCTTCACCCTGACCGTGACGGACAGCAAGGGCCAGAGCAGCACGGACCACGGCACCGTGGAGGTGCGGCCAG ACCCCTGGGCCCGCGACCTGGTGGAGCTGGTCCTGGATGTGCCGGTGGCCCAGCTGACGCAGCGGCAGCGCGGGATGCTCCTGCGACAGGTCGGAGTGCTGCTGGGAGTGCTGGACAGCGACATCACCGTCCGAGAGGTCACCGCCTTCAATGAGCGCAG TACCCGGCTGGTGTTCCTGGTGCTGGGAGGTCCAGGCCGCCCCCCCCTCTGTGGCCGGGATGTTGCCGTGACGCTCCGCAGCAAACTGCACAAGCAGAGGAATGACTTCCTGATCTTCAGAGCCCGACAGGTGGACACAGTCA tcTGCCAGCTGAACTGCTCGAACCACGGGGAGTGCGACTCCTTTACCAAGCGCTGCGTCTGCCACCCCTTCTGGATGGAGAACTTCTTCCGAACGCAGCTGGGAGACAGCGAGAGCAACTGTG AGTGGAGTGTTCTCTACGTCACCATCGCATCCTTCCTCATCCTGGTTGCCATGGGAGCCCTGTCCTGGGGAGTGGCGTGCTGCTGCCGCAG GCGCCGCGGACGGGCACGCAGGAAGAGCCGCTATAAGATCCTGGAGGCTGAGGACCAGGACAGCCTGGAGCTGCAGCCGCCGCGAG GCCGGCCCAAGCCCCCCGCGGCCCCCTCCTCGCTGATGCGCTCGGACTCCGAGCTGGACAGCGACGAGGCCGGGACACCCTGGCCCGAGCACGAGAGGGGCCACCTGCTGCGCTCACAGAATGGCTGCGTCCGGAACGGCCTGCCGCCCCACAGGCTGAAGAAACAGAGGGACGAGCTGCTATAG
- the adprs gene encoding ADP-ribosylhydrolase ARH3, with translation MTAAAAGAVGRVAAGPTSLARFRGALVGAVLGDCIGGEFEGAEEVPLDRVLQHLNSMEQENRGDAVLQYSDDTAMTRCVVQSLLTRGEFDQVDLAHRFAEEYRQAPARGYGAGVVSVLKRLASPRLGDVFQPARQQFGGRGSFGNGGAMRAAPFGLVFPDPEAVKRFSRLGAMLTHSCSLGYNGAVLQALAVHLALRGALSHTHAFLSALIAEMEGVEGDERSRRDARELNEPELPFCARLHRVRDLLERGSVSVEEVIADLGNGIAALQSVPTAIFCVLRCLQPVPELPARYGGLERTLAFCLALGGDTDTIASMAGAIAGAHYGIATIPSAWKCCCEGAEEAELWAERLHQLYQQRAQGGATEAQPEPPLE, from the exons ATGACTGCAGCGGCGGCAGGAGCGGTCGGACGGGTGGCGGCGGGCCCGACCTCGCTGGCCCGGTTCCGGGGCGCCCTGGTCGGGGCGGTGCTGGGCGACTGCATCGGCGGGGAGTTCGAGGGCGCCGAGGAGGTTCCGCTGGACCGGGTCCTGCAGCACCTGAACTCTATGGAGCAGGAGAACCGGGGAGACG CTGTCCTGCAGTACTCTGACGACACGGCCATGACGCGCTGCGTGGTGCAGTCACTGCTGACCCGGGGCGAGTTCGACCAGGTGGACCTGGCGCACAG attTGCGGAGGAGTACCGACAGGCTCCAGCCAGGGGGTACGGTGCCGGCGTGGTCTCGGTGTTGAAGCGGCTGGCCAGCCCGCGGCTCGGCGATGTCTTCCAGCCAGCACGCCAGCAGTTCGGGGGGCGGGGCTCCTTCGGCAACGGGGGGGCGATGAGGGCGGCGCCCTTCGGCCTGGTCTTTCCCGACCCCGAGGCCGTGAAGAGG TTCTCCCGGCTGGGCGCCATGCTGACTCACTCCTGCTCCCTGGGCTACAACGGCGCTGTGCTGCAGGCGCTGGCTGTGCACCTGGCCCTGCGGGGGGCGCTCTCGCACACGCACGCCTTCCTCAGCGCGCTCATCGCAGAGATGGAGGGAGTGGAAGGGGACGAGCGCTCCCGCAGAGACGCCCGCGA GCTGAACGAGCCCGAGCTGCCCTTCTGCGCCCGGCTGCACAGAGTGAGGGACCtgcttgagaggggcagtgtgAGCGTGGAGGAGGTCATTGCTGATCTGG GGAACGGCATCGCAGCGCTCCAGTCGGTGCCCACGGCGATCTTCTGTGTGCTGCGCTGCCTGCAGCCCGTGCCAGAGCTGCCCGCGCGCTACGGCGGCCTGGAGAGGACCCTGGCCTTCTGCCTGGCACTGGGGGGCGACACCGACACCATTGCCAGCATGGCCGGTGCCATCGCTGGGGCGCACTACGGCATCGCCACCATCCCGTCGGCCTGGAAATGCTGCTGCGAGGGCGCCGAGGAGGCGGAGCTCTGGGCCGAGCGGCTGCACCAGCTGTACCAGCAGCGGGCACAGGGGGGCGCCACTGAGGCACAGCCCGAGCCGCCCCTGGAGTGA